A section of the Pseudanabaena mucicola str. Chao 1806 genome encodes:
- the hsdR gene encoding type I restriction-modification system endonuclease translates to MEIQSANFGFLRQHDLALVQIATHAERYFHDDSNTCIIKLRQYAERLAKLIAANTGLYQAPDEAQAELLKRLKLEGILSSEVADLFHSIRISGNRAVHNFRNTDRQEALTLLKNARHLGIWFHRTFKDKNFKAGAFIPPALPIEATADLQAEIARLQEIVTATQSAAERSRLEAEQKAIALMSAEEKARQALAEKQLWEQMAIETEQKLSQQITNHAVTPKQTAEIIKRSEIAAQNIDLDEDQTRQIIDQKLRDRGWEVDSQNLRYSQGIRPTKGKNIAISEYPTSDGIADYALFIGLRCVAMIEAKRRRKNVMDAIAQAERYAKGYRPHPPAPSPLMGEGEQSQSPSPKEGEGFRVRAEVQVPFVFATNGRGYLKQLETESGIWFRDIRKSTNHSRALIDFYTPDGLEALLTMDRKTAHEKLKNTSFNFGFNLYPHQRAAIEKIEECLEQDQRSMLVAMATGTGKTKLAIALLYRLLSTKRFRRVCFVVDRSALGNQTADEFNTTKVVTTKTFTDIFGLKGLKDIDPESETKVHICTIQGLVKRVLYAKENGDIPPIDQYDLILIDECHRGYLLDREMSDAELSFRNQDDYISKYRRVLEHFDAVKIGLTATPALHTKVIFGEPIYTYSYREAVIDGILIDHEPPIQIGTLRSKSGIKFEVNEEVPLYNTVTGEIDLSNTPDELNFDVEKFNKKVITVPFNRAIAQELAVRIDPMLDEKTLIFAANDSHADTIVTELKRAMQQRYEEMDNDAIQKITGAPELADRISTLIRSFRNDSLPKIAVTVDLLTTGIDVPKICNLVFVRRVNSRILYAQMLGRATRRCDEIGKETFKIFDAVDIYANMQEVSDMKPVVVDPKISLAQLFDELIQVADPQHQKVIRDQIIVKLRQRLSKMNDRSKEHYEANLGETPETSFNKFRTSSLESIVAWIKANPQLGKLWDWNPEYEGTWIPISEHHDEVISVNRGYGKGKKPEDYLDGFIDYIRNNPNQIAALTVVLQRPRELTRAQLRELRLEIDRMGYSETYLQQAWRDTKNEDIAASIIGFIRQAALGDPLIPYEDRVKSALRRILAKKAWTEPQRKWLQRIGEQITKEIVVDRETCDREPFQSSGGFNRLNRIFDGQLETILGDLNEEIWQKTA, encoded by the coding sequence ATGGAAATACAATCAGCTAATTTTGGATTTTTGCGCCAACATGACCTCGCCCTCGTGCAAATTGCAACCCACGCTGAACGCTATTTCCATGACGACAGCAACACCTGCATCATCAAACTACGTCAATATGCCGAACGCCTCGCCAAACTGATCGCCGCCAACACAGGGCTATACCAAGCACCAGACGAAGCCCAAGCCGAACTCCTCAAAAGATTAAAACTAGAAGGCATCCTTTCCAGCGAAGTCGCTGACCTCTTCCATTCCATTCGCATCTCAGGCAACAGAGCCGTCCATAACTTCCGCAATACCGATCGCCAAGAAGCCCTCACCCTCCTCAAAAACGCTCGACATTTAGGAATCTGGTTTCATCGCACCTTTAAGGACAAAAATTTTAAAGCTGGCGCATTCATTCCCCCCGCCTTACCCATTGAGGCCACTGCCGATTTACAAGCCGAAATTGCGAGATTGCAAGAGATCGTCACGGCAACCCAGTCCGCCGCCGAGCGATCGCGCCTCGAAGCCGAACAAAAAGCGATCGCCCTCATGTCTGCGGAAGAAAAAGCCCGTCAAGCCCTAGCAGAAAAGCAACTATGGGAACAGATGGCGATCGAGACAGAACAAAAGCTATCTCAACAAATCACCAATCACGCTGTCACGCCCAAACAAACCGCCGAAATCATCAAGCGATCGGAAATCGCGGCTCAAAATATCGATCTCGATGAAGACCAAACCCGTCAGATTATCGATCAAAAATTACGCGATCGCGGTTGGGAAGTGGACAGCCAAAACCTACGCTATAGCCAAGGCATACGCCCCACCAAAGGCAAAAACATCGCCATCTCTGAATATCCCACTAGTGACGGTATTGCCGACTATGCCCTATTCATCGGTTTACGCTGTGTCGCCATGATCGAAGCTAAGAGGCGGCGCAAAAATGTTATGGATGCGATCGCGCAAGCAGAAAGGTATGCGAAGGGGTATCGCCCTCACCCCCCAGCCCCCTCGCCCTTAATGGGAGAGGGGGAGCAATCTCAAAGTCCCTCTCCCAAGGAGGGAGAGGGATTTAGAGTGAGGGCAGAAGTTCAAGTTCCTTTTGTATTCGCGACCAATGGGCGCGGCTATCTCAAACAATTGGAAACCGAAAGCGGCATCTGGTTTCGCGATATTCGCAAGTCTACCAATCACAGCCGAGCGCTGATCGACTTCTACACTCCCGATGGGCTAGAAGCCTTATTGACAATGGATCGGAAAACTGCCCATGAGAAATTAAAAAATACTAGCTTCAACTTTGGATTCAATCTCTATCCACACCAACGCGCTGCCATTGAGAAGATCGAAGAATGTCTCGAACAAGATCAGCGATCGATGCTAGTGGCGATGGCAACAGGCACAGGCAAAACTAAATTAGCGATCGCCCTTTTGTACCGTTTACTCTCCACCAAACGCTTTCGCCGTGTCTGCTTTGTCGTCGATCGCAGCGCCCTCGGCAACCAAACCGCCGATGAATTTAACACCACCAAAGTAGTTACAACCAAAACCTTCACCGATATTTTTGGCTTAAAAGGTTTAAAAGACATCGATCCTGAATCAGAAACCAAAGTCCATATCTGCACGATTCAAGGCTTAGTCAAGCGCGTACTCTATGCCAAAGAGAATGGCGATATTCCACCCATTGACCAATATGATTTGATTCTCATTGATGAATGTCATCGTGGCTATTTACTCGATCGCGAAATGTCCGACGCTGAGTTAAGCTTCCGCAACCAAGATGATTACATCTCCAAATATCGCCGAGTCTTAGAACATTTCGATGCCGTCAAGATCGGCTTAACTGCTACACCCGCTTTACATACCAAAGTAATTTTCGGCGAACCGATTTATACCTATAGCTACCGCGAAGCCGTCATCGACGGCATCCTGATCGACCATGAACCACCGATTCAGATCGGCACATTGCGAAGTAAGTCAGGTATCAAATTTGAAGTCAATGAGGAAGTGCCCCTTTACAACACCGTTACAGGTGAAATTGACCTCAGCAACACTCCCGACGAGCTAAATTTTGATGTCGAGAAGTTTAACAAAAAAGTAATTACGGTTCCTTTTAATCGGGCGATCGCTCAAGAATTAGCCGTCCGCATCGATCCCATGTTAGATGAAAAAACGTTGATTTTTGCAGCTAATGATAGTCATGCCGATACAATCGTCACAGAACTCAAACGTGCTATGCAGCAACGATATGAAGAAATGGACAACGACGCAATTCAAAAAATTACAGGCGCTCCCGAATTAGCCGATCGCATCAGCACTTTAATTCGTTCTTTCCGCAATGATTCCTTACCAAAAATTGCTGTCACCGTCGATTTGCTCACCACGGGAATTGATGTTCCTAAAATTTGCAACCTTGTATTTGTGAGGCGGGTCAATAGCCGCATTCTCTACGCGCAAATGCTTGGCAGAGCCACACGACGTTGTGATGAGATAGGCAAAGAGACATTTAAGATTTTTGATGCTGTCGATATCTATGCAAATATGCAAGAAGTCAGCGACATGAAGCCTGTCGTCGTCGATCCCAAAATCTCTTTAGCGCAGTTATTTGATGAATTAATTCAAGTTGCCGATCCCCAACATCAAAAAGTGATTCGCGATCAAATCATCGTGAAATTACGACAAAGATTATCAAAGATGAACGATCGATCGAAAGAACACTATGAAGCAAACCTAGGAGAAACACCAGAAACCAGTTTTAACAAGTTTCGTACCAGTTCTTTAGAGTCAATTGTGGCATGGATCAAAGCAAACCCACAACTTGGCAAACTATGGGACTGGAATCCTGAATACGAAGGAACTTGGATTCCCATCTCTGAGCATCATGATGAGGTAATCTCCGTGAATCGAGGCTATGGCAAAGGCAAAAAACCCGAAGATTATTTAGATGGATTTATAGACTATATTCGAAATAATCCCAATCAGATTGCCGCGCTAACAGTAGTTTTACAGCGTCCCCGTGAGTTAACCCGCGCCCAATTGCGAGAATTGCGCCTAGAAATTGATAGGATGGGCTACTCAGAAACCTATTTGCAGCAAGCATGGCGAGATACTAAAAATGAAGACATAGCTGCTTCGATCATTGGGTTTATCCGTCAGGCGGCTCTAGGCGATCCTCTCATTCCCTATGAAGATCGAGTTAAAAGTGCGCTCAGGCGGATCTTAGCGAAAAAAGCTTGGACTGAGCCACAGCGTAAATGGTTACAACGTATTGGCGAACAGATTACAAAAGAGATTGTGGTTGATCGTGAAACCTGCGATCGCGAACCATTTCAATCTAGTGGTGGATTTAATCGGCTAAATCGCATTTTTGATGGACAATTAGAAACTATTTTGGGAGATCTAAACGAGGAGATATGGCAAAAAACAGCTTAA
- a CDS encoding N-6 DNA methylase, protein MAKNSLTSNKNNQKVTDNIVAKLWNLCNILRDDGVTYNEYVTELTFLLFLKMLEETGKEDRLPKKYRWSELNHREGNEQLDFYRKLLVELGSKPDNTSVSLEDEVEIRDPMVQSIFDAAQTKLRKPTNLKALTNAIDKLDWFDVREEVDEDTQDKSPQEDSDKFGDLYEGLLEKNAADKKSGAGQYFTPRPLIDTIVKLIKPQAGEVIQDPAAGTGGFLVAADHYIKKHTDNLFKLNSKQSYFQSHEAYRGLELVPDTHRLCLMNLLLHGIENGVNQGDSLSPDGEKLGKADVILTNPPFGTKKGGGRPTRSDFSITAETSNKQLAFVEHIYRALKTNGRAAIVLPDNVLFEDNTGRKLRQELMNLCDLHTILRLPTGIFYAQGVKTNVLFLTRGKSDRGNTKAVWVYDMRANTNTFGKTRQLTLTDFADFEAAFGDDPYGKSPRIDQGEEGRFRCFTREQISDRNDNLDIAWLRDTSDDPEDEMTEPEEIALAIATHLKNALAAIGGLMEELGDS, encoded by the coding sequence ATGGCAAAAAACAGCTTAACAAGCAACAAAAATAATCAAAAAGTTACCGACAATATTGTTGCAAAGCTTTGGAATCTTTGTAATATTCTGCGAGATGATGGGGTCACGTACAACGAATACGTTACAGAATTAACATTTTTATTGTTTTTAAAAATGTTGGAAGAGACGGGGAAAGAGGATCGTTTACCTAAAAAATATCGTTGGTCTGAGTTGAATCATCGTGAAGGCAATGAACAACTTGATTTTTATAGAAAACTTCTAGTGGAATTAGGCAGCAAACCAGATAATACCAGCGTTTCTTTAGAAGATGAAGTAGAAATTAGAGATCCTATGGTGCAGTCAATTTTTGATGCTGCTCAGACGAAGCTAAGAAAACCGACCAATCTCAAAGCGCTGACCAATGCGATCGATAAACTAGATTGGTTTGATGTAAGAGAAGAAGTAGACGAGGATACTCAGGATAAAAGCCCTCAAGAAGATTCCGATAAATTTGGTGATCTCTATGAAGGTTTGTTAGAAAAGAATGCTGCGGACAAAAAATCTGGAGCAGGACAATACTTTACACCGCGCCCTCTCATTGATACGATCGTCAAACTGATTAAACCCCAAGCAGGAGAAGTTATTCAAGATCCCGCCGCAGGCACAGGTGGATTCTTAGTTGCAGCCGATCATTACATCAAAAAACATACAGATAATTTATTTAAACTCAATTCTAAACAATCATATTTTCAAAGCCACGAAGCATATCGAGGTTTGGAGCTAGTACCAGATACTCATCGACTCTGTTTAATGAATTTGTTATTACACGGTATTGAAAACGGAGTAAATCAGGGTGATAGCCTCTCCCCTGATGGTGAAAAGCTAGGCAAAGCCGATGTGATCCTCACCAATCCACCCTTCGGCACAAAAAAAGGCGGCGGTCGTCCCACTCGTTCTGACTTCTCCATCACCGCCGAAACTTCCAATAAACAACTTGCCTTCGTCGAGCATATCTATCGCGCCCTCAAAACCAATGGCAGAGCCGCCATAGTTCTTCCTGATAATGTTCTCTTTGAAGACAACACAGGCAGAAAGTTAAGACAGGAATTAATGAATCTCTGCGATCTCCATACAATTTTGCGATTGCCCACAGGCATCTTCTATGCCCAAGGCGTGAAAACCAATGTGCTATTTTTGACACGTGGCAAAAGCGATCGCGGCAACACCAAAGCCGTCTGGGTATACGATATGCGAGCCAATACCAACACCTTCGGTAAAACTCGCCAACTGACGCTTACCGACTTTGCCGACTTTGAAGCCGCCTTTGGTGACGACCCCTACGGTAAATCCCCACGCATCGACCAAGGCGAAGAAGGGCGCTTCCGTTGCTTTACCCGCGAGCAAATTAGCGATCGCAATGACAACCTCGATATTGCTTGGCTCCGCGATACTAGCGACGATCCTGAAGATGAAATGACCGAACCTGAAGAGATTGCATTAGCGATCGCTACCCATTTAAAAAATGCACTAGCGGCGATCGGAGGCTTGATGGAAGAATTGGGAGATAGCTAA
- the arsJ gene encoding organoarsenical effux MFS transporter ArsJ produces the protein MISSITSQANFKNYVLVTLTYWGFTITDGALRLLVLLYFNNIGYTPIQIASLFLFYEVFGVVTNFLGGWIGSQLGLKVTLYTGIGLQVFSLAMLSFLNPEWTQWLAVLYVMIAQAFSGIAKDLTKMSTKSAIRLVVPQDAQSALFKWVAILTGSKNALKGVGFFVGSALLGLCGFVNSLWIMAGGLFLLLFTGLFLPKGMGKIKAKVKFKQLFSKSPEINLLSAARFFLFGSRDVWFVVGLPVFLRSVLGWSFYQVGGFLACWVIGYGIIQSLAPTLIKRFGSGQPPRSQTVRFWTTSLIAVPAIMAIALQFNLSANIVIIGGLLIFGVVFAFNSSVHSYLVLAFTNDDKVALNVGFYYMANSGGRLAGTVLSGLVYQFAGLVGCLWVSTALVFAAAVITRKLPDPQISKVIAWKSDGE, from the coding sequence ATGATCTCTTCTATTACATCTCAAGCAAACTTCAAAAACTATGTGCTAGTCACCCTCACCTATTGGGGATTTACAATTACCGATGGTGCTCTGCGACTGTTGGTATTGCTTTATTTCAATAACATTGGCTATACACCTATTCAAATTGCTTCTCTATTTCTATTCTATGAAGTCTTTGGCGTTGTTACTAATTTTTTAGGCGGATGGATTGGTTCTCAATTGGGGCTGAAAGTTACGCTCTATACAGGGATTGGCTTACAGGTTTTCTCCCTTGCGATGTTGTCCTTTCTCAATCCAGAATGGACACAGTGGCTAGCAGTTCTGTATGTGATGATTGCACAGGCTTTTTCAGGAATTGCTAAAGACTTGACGAAAATGAGTACCAAAAGCGCAATTCGGCTAGTCGTGCCGCAAGATGCTCAATCGGCTTTATTCAAATGGGTAGCAATTCTCACAGGTTCTAAGAATGCCCTTAAAGGTGTGGGTTTTTTTGTCGGAAGCGCATTATTAGGACTATGTGGATTTGTGAATTCCCTATGGATTATGGCGGGAGGCTTATTCCTGCTCTTGTTCACAGGCTTGTTCCTACCTAAGGGAATGGGCAAAATTAAAGCAAAAGTTAAGTTCAAACAACTCTTTTCCAAAAGTCCTGAAATCAATCTTCTCTCCGCAGCTAGATTCTTTCTCTTTGGTTCTAGAGACGTGTGGTTTGTGGTGGGATTGCCCGTATTTTTACGAAGTGTTTTAGGTTGGTCGTTTTATCAAGTTGGTGGTTTTTTAGCTTGTTGGGTAATTGGCTATGGCATCATTCAATCCCTCGCACCAACATTAATTAAGCGCTTTGGTTCTGGGCAGCCACCGCGATCGCAAACTGTGCGATTTTGGACAACTTCCCTCATTGCTGTACCTGCGATCATGGCGATCGCTCTACAATTTAATCTTTCTGCAAACATAGTAATCATAGGTGGCTTACTAATTTTTGGTGTTGTCTTTGCCTTTAATTCATCCGTACATTCATACTTAGTTCTCGCTTTCACCAATGATGACAAGGTAGCCCTAAATGTCGGCTTCTATTACATGGCAAATTCGGGCGGACGCTTAGCAGGAACGGTACTATCAGGGCTAGTGTATCAGTTTGCAGGTTTAGTGGGATGTCTATGGGTATCAACTGCCCTAGTTTTTGCGGCGGCTGTGATTACGCGCAAATTACCCGATCCGCAGATTAGTAAGGTGATCGCATGGAAATCTGACGGAGAATAG
- a CDS encoding ArsJ-associated glyceraldehyde-3-phosphate dehydrogenase → MAVRVGINGFGRIGRLALRAAWEFPELEFVHINEINGGVEAAAHLLKFDSVHGRWQNDVQLIGDRIQIDHKSLSFSEYAKPELVNWKELGVDIVLECSGKFRTPETLNPYFTKGVKKVIVAAPVKEEALNIVMGINDYLYDPEKHHILTAASCTTNCLAPVVKVIHDGLGIKHGVITTIHDNTNTQTLVDAPHKDLRRARASALSLIPTTTGSATAIALIYPELKGKLNGLAVRVPLLNASLTDCVFEVERETTIEEVNQLLKTAAEGQLKGILGYEERPLVSIDYKDDSRSSIIDALSTMVVDRTQVKILAWYDNEWGYSCRMAELARKVAVS, encoded by the coding sequence ATGGCTGTGCGCGTTGGTATTAATGGCTTTGGCAGAATTGGTAGATTGGCTCTGCGAGCTGCTTGGGAATTTCCTGAATTAGAATTTGTGCATATTAACGAAATCAATGGCGGCGTAGAAGCTGCTGCACATTTACTTAAGTTTGATTCGGTACATGGACGCTGGCAAAACGATGTGCAGTTAATAGGCGATCGCATCCAAATTGATCATAAATCTCTGAGTTTTAGCGAATATGCCAAACCCGAATTAGTCAATTGGAAAGAATTAGGTGTTGATATAGTTTTGGAATGTTCTGGCAAATTCCGCACCCCCGAAACCCTAAATCCCTATTTCACCAAAGGCGTTAAGAAAGTCATTGTCGCGGCTCCTGTGAAGGAAGAAGCACTAAACATCGTCATGGGAATTAACGATTATCTCTACGATCCCGAAAAGCATCATATTCTTACCGCCGCTTCATGCACTACGAACTGTCTCGCGCCTGTAGTGAAAGTCATCCATGACGGTTTAGGAATTAAGCATGGCGTAATTACCACCATTCATGACAATACAAATACCCAAACCCTTGTTGATGCACCCCATAAAGATCTGCGTCGGGCTAGAGCTTCGGCTTTATCGTTAATTCCGACAACTACAGGATCGGCAACAGCGATCGCTCTTATCTATCCCGAACTCAAGGGCAAGTTAAATGGATTAGCCGTGCGAGTACCTTTGCTGAATGCTTCGCTTACGGATTGTGTATTTGAAGTAGAAAGAGAAACTACTATTGAGGAGGTCAATCAATTATTAAAAACAGCCGCCGAAGGTCAACTAAAAGGGATTTTAGGTTACGAAGAACGTCCCTTAGTTTCTATTGACTATAAAGACGATTCGCGATCGTCGATTATTGATGCCCTCTCGACAATGGTTGTCGATCGCACTCAGGTAAAGATTCTCGCTTGGTATGACAACGAATGGGGCTATTCCTGTCGTATGGCGGAATTAGCGCGAAAAGTGGCTGTATCTTAA
- a CDS encoding AbrB/MazE/SpoVT family DNA-binding domain-containing protein — protein MLVKVQKWGNSQGIRLSKEVLAEANILVGDELEILTTKEQIVIKPIRKIRGKYDLKDLVSQIPSNYKVQEENWGSPVGLEVW, from the coding sequence ATGCTAGTCAAAGTCCAGAAATGGGGTAACAGTCAGGGAATTAGACTCAGTAAAGAGGTTTTAGCGGAGGCTAATATTTTGGTTGGTGATGAGCTAGAAATTCTCACTACAAAGGAGCAGATTGTGATCAAGCCTATTCGCAAAATCCGAGGTAAGTATGATCTTAAAGATCTAGTTTCCCAAATTCCCTCTAACTATAAGGTTCAAGAAGAGAATTGGGGATCGCCTGTAGGTTTGGAAGTTTGGTAA
- a CDS encoding type II toxin-antitoxin system PemK/MazF family toxin: MASYIPKKGDLIILTFDPQSGHEQKGRRPALVVSNTLFNQHTGLAIVCPITNTKRDFPFHVEISSSKKLTGYVMVEQVKSIDYKSRKVKLIEAATDELLAEVLSILDACIY, translated from the coding sequence ATGGCTAGTTATATTCCCAAAAAGGGCGATTTGATTATCCTCACTTTCGATCCGCAGTCTGGACATGAACAGAAAGGACGGCGACCTGCTTTAGTAGTGAGTAATACGCTGTTTAATCAGCATACGGGTTTGGCGATTGTCTGTCCGATTACAAATACCAAGCGTGATTTTCCTTTTCATGTGGAAATTTCTAGTAGTAAAAAGCTAACTGGCTATGTGATGGTGGAGCAAGTGAAATCTATCGATTACAAGTCGAGAAAGGTGAAGTTGATAGAGGCTGCTACGGATGAGCTTTTGGCTGAAGTTTTGAGCATTTTAGATGCTTGTATTTACTGA
- a CDS encoding type II toxin-antitoxin system VapC family toxin, with the protein MKVIFGDTCYWIALLFPKDQWHQKAMICSRIYADDKIVTTDGVIDEVLNYASIRGNLMRQKALTMCTQMLREPSIQVVSYTPELRKLGFELYENRPDKGYSLTDCISMVVMRENNILEVLTADRHFQQEGFAILF; encoded by the coding sequence ATGAAAGTAATCTTTGGTGATACCTGTTATTGGATAGCTTTGCTTTTCCCAAAAGACCAATGGCATCAAAAGGCGATGATATGTTCCCGAATATACGCGGATGACAAAATTGTGACAACAGATGGCGTAATTGATGAAGTTCTAAACTATGCTTCTATTCGGGGTAATTTGATGAGACAGAAAGCTCTGACGATGTGTACGCAAATGCTGCGAGAGCCAAGTATCCAAGTTGTTAGTTATACTCCCGAATTACGAAAGTTAGGATTTGAACTCTACGAAAACCGACCAGATAAGGGTTATAGCTTGACTGATTGCATCTCAATGGTTGTCATGCGGGAAAATAATATTCTTGAAGTCTTGACTGCTGATCGCCACTTTCAGCAAGAAGGATTTGCAATTCTTTTCTAG
- a CDS encoding DUF5615 family PIN-like protein, with the protein MKFKLDENIGQRGINQLKQAGYDVSTVLEQGLTSASDPTVIKVCQAEDCCLVTLDLDFSNPLQYIPSEYKGIAVLRLPNRATIDDLTDAIQTLIGGLQRENITGNLWIIQRGRIRIYQQSDR; encoded by the coding sequence ATGAAATTTAAACTAGACGAGAACATCGGTCAAAGAGGAATCAATCAACTAAAACAAGCAGGTTACGATGTTTCTACAGTACTTGAACAAGGACTAACATCAGCATCCGATCCAACTGTCATCAAAGTTTGCCAAGCAGAAGATTGCTGCCTTGTTACATTAGACCTAGACTTTAGCAACCCTCTACAATACATTCCATCTGAATACAAGGGAATTGCTGTTCTAAGACTTCCTAATAGAGCCACAATAGATGATTTAACTGATGCTATTCAAACTCTAATCGGAGGATTACAGCGTGAAAATATTACAGGAAATCTCTGGATAATTCAGCGTGGGCGTATCCGCATTTATCAGCAAAGCGATCGGTAA
- a CDS encoding DUF433 domain-containing protein codes for MKQKELLTRISINPNICFGKPCIRGHRIWVSLILDFLASGTSIPELLEEYPQLQPEDIYACIAYGAAMSSDRYIDIPIEQSA; via the coding sequence ATGAAACAAAAAGAACTGCTAACCCGAATCTCGATTAACCCTAATATCTGCTTTGGGAAACCCTGTATTCGTGGACATCGCATCTGGGTATCCCTAATTCTCGACTTTCTGGCTAGTGGCACTAGCATCCCTGAACTACTAGAAGAATATCCCCAACTACAACCAGAAGACATTTACGCTTGCATTGCCTATGGAGCCGCCATGTCAAGCGATCGATATATTGATATTCCTATCGAGCAATCAGCATGA
- a CDS encoding putative toxin-antitoxin system toxin component, PIN family translates to MQGNPLRLVIDTNIWISFLIGKSLTGLSEAIISDQVIVLFSNDLFGELIKVLKRPKFKKYFSETAIEDLVTLLYEKVELIEITHHFEDCRDAKDNFLLDLAVSGHANYLVTGDADLLILNPFQGVEIISYQHFQNLILK, encoded by the coding sequence ATGCAAGGTAATCCACTTCGCCTTGTTATCGACACGAATATTTGGATTAGCTTTCTCATTGGCAAATCACTTACGGGTCTGAGCGAAGCGATCATTAGCGATCAAGTAATCGTTCTATTTAGCAATGACCTATTTGGCGAATTAATTAAAGTTTTGAAACGTCCAAAATTTAAAAAATACTTTTCAGAAACCGCCATTGAAGATTTAGTGACACTTCTCTATGAAAAAGTTGAATTGATCGAAATTACTCACCATTTTGAAGATTGTCGTGATGCAAAAGATAATTTTCTCTTGGATTTAGCCGTATCAGGTCATGCAAATTACCTAGTCACAGGTGATGCAGATTTGTTGATATTAAACCCTTTTCAAGGTGTAGAAATTATTTCGTATCAACATTTTCAGAATCTGATTTTAAAATAA
- the vap15 gene encoding type II toxin-antitoxin system VapB15 family antitoxin, translating to MNVSISIDFSQLKTAIAQCNLEEKLELLQLLEKDTFSVRFNKFLSSVQTDELSLEDITQEVEAVRQANYHAR from the coding sequence ATGAATGTATCCATCTCCATAGATTTCTCTCAACTTAAAACAGCGATCGCACAATGCAATCTAGAAGAAAAGCTGGAATTATTGCAGTTGCTAGAAAAAGACACATTTTCAGTGAGATTCAATAAATTTTTAAGTTCAGTACAAACTGACGAACTAAGTTTAGAAGATATTACCCAAGAAGTTGAAGCCGTAAGGCAAGCAAATTATCATGCAAGGTAA
- a CDS encoding type II toxin-antitoxin system PemK/MazF family toxin has protein sequence MNIQRGDIVLVDYPYTSSSETKVRPVLVIQNDRDNQRLKNTIVVQITSQTQRSLETTQLLIKMATYEGQESGLRQDSVINCVNLLTLSKDKILRKLGQLPNSSLQKVNDCLKAALELT, from the coding sequence ATGAATATTCAACGCGGAGATATTGTGCTAGTCGATTATCCCTACACTTCGAGTAGTGAAACTAAAGTCCGACCAGTCCTTGTAATTCAGAACGATCGCGACAACCAACGGCTCAAAAACACAATCGTAGTCCAAATCACAAGCCAAACCCAACGCTCCTTAGAAACAACGCAGTTATTAATCAAGATGGCAACCTATGAGGGGCAAGAATCTGGATTAAGACAAGATTCTGTCATTAACTGCGTCAATCTACTTACGCTCAGTAAAGATAAAATACTTAGAAAATTGGGGCAGCTACCGAATTCCTCACTCCAAAAAGTTAACGACTGTTTAAAGGCAGCACTGGAGTTAACCTAG
- a CDS encoding PIN domain-containing protein gives MMILIIDANILIAELLRQRGRELLRNKQLVVYAVERVVDETNYEIQKRISRMITTGKLSIETGTDLTKATSELLKTSIINVPQIEYGYLEIEAKERIPRDPDDWHTVALAIHLDAAIWTQDNDFLGCGCPCWTTDTLISHLKRIS, from the coding sequence ATGATGATATTGATTATTGACGCAAACATCCTAATTGCCGAATTACTTCGTCAGCGTGGACGCGAACTATTGCGGAACAAGCAACTGGTAGTATACGCGGTCGAAAGGGTTGTAGATGAGACTAATTACGAAATCCAGAAGCGAATAAGTCGCATGATAACTACAGGTAAGTTGAGCATAGAAACAGGAACAGATTTAACGAAAGCAACTTCTGAACTGCTAAAAACCTCTATTATTAACGTTCCTCAAATTGAATATGGTTATTTAGAAATAGAAGCTAAAGAACGCATACCTAGAGACCCCGATGATTGGCATACCGTAGCTCTAGCAATACATCTAGATGCAGCAATCTGGACACAAGACAATGATTTTCTGGGTTGTGGTTGTCCATGCTGGACGACTGACACTTTAATTTCACATCTGAAACGAATTAGCTAA